The following coding sequences lie in one Peromyscus maniculatus bairdii isolate BWxNUB_F1_BW_parent chromosome 3, HU_Pman_BW_mat_3.1, whole genome shotgun sequence genomic window:
- the Dnajc2 gene encoding dnaJ homolog subfamily C member 2 isoform X1 → MLLLPSAAEGQGTAITRALTSASALCQVEPVGRWFEAFVKRRNRNASTSFQELEDKKELSEESEDEELQLEEFPMLKTLDPKDWKNQDHYAVLGLGHVRYKATQRQIKAAHKAMVLKHHPDKRKAAGEPIKEGDNDYFTCITKAYEMLSDPVKRRAFNSVDPTFDNSVPSKSEAKDNFFQVFSPVFERNSRWSNKKNVPTLGDMNSSFEDVDAFYSFWYNFDSWREFSYLDEEEKEKAECRDERRWIEKQNRAARAQRKKEEMNRIRALVDNAYSCDPRIKKFKEEEKAKKEAEKKAKAEARRKEQEAKEKQRQAELEAARLAKEKEEEEVRQQALLAKKEKDIQKKAIKKERQKLRNSCKSWNHFSDNEADRVKMMEEVEKLCDRLELTSLQCLNEILTSSTREVGKAALEKQIEEVNEQMRKEKEEADARVRQASKNAEKSTGGSGSGSKNWSEDDLQLLIKAVNLFPAGTNSRWEVIANYMNIHSSSGIKRTAKDVIGKAKSLQKLDPHQKDDINKKAFDKFKKEHGVAPQADSAAPSERFEGPCTDFTPWTTEEQKLLEQALKTYPVNTPERWEKIAEAVPGRTKKDCMRRYKELVEMVKAKKAAQEQVLNASRARK, encoded by the exons ATGCTGCTCCTGCCGAGCGCCGCGGAGGGCCAGGGCACCGCCATCACCCGCGCTCTGACCTCCG CCTCTGCACTCTGTCAAGTTGAACCTGTGGGAAGATGGTTTGAAGCTTTTGTCAAGAGGAGAAACAGAAATGCTTCTACCTCCTTTCAGGAACTGGAGGATAAGAAAGAGTTGTCAGAGGAATCAGAAGATGAAGAGTTACAGTTAGAAGAGTTCCCCATGCTGAAAACACTTGACCCCAAAGATTGGAAG AATCAAGATCATTATGCAGTTCTTGGACTTGGCCACGTCAGatacaaagccacacagagacagATCAAAGCAGCTC ATAAAGCAATGGTCCTAAAACATCACCCAGACAAACGGAAAGCAGCTGGGGAACCAATCAAGGAAGGAGACAATGACTACTTTACTTGTATAACTAAAG CTTATGAAATGTTGTCTGATCCAGTGAAAAGACGGGCATTTAACAGTGTAGATCCTACTTTTGACAACTCGGTTCCTTCTAAAAGTGAAGCAAAGGACAATTTTTTTCAAGTGTTTTCTCCAGTGTTTGAAAGGAATTCCAG atggtcaaataaaaaaaatgttcccacACTTGGTGACATGAACTCCTCATTTGAAGATGTAGatgcattttattctttctg GTATAATTTTGATTCTTGGAgagaattttcttatttagatgaagaagaaaaagaaaaagcagaatg TCGTGATGAGAGGAGATGgatagagaagcagaacagagcAGCAAGGGCacagaggaaaaaggaggagatGAACAGGATCAGAGCATTAGTTG ATAATGCTTACAGTTGTGACCCAAGGATAAAAAAgtttaaggaagaagaaaaggccaagaaggaagcagaaaagaaagcaaaggccGAGGCCAGGCGGAAGGAGCAGGAAGCCAAGGAAAAG CAAAGACAAGCAGAATTAGAAGCTGCTCGGTTGgctaaggagaaagaagaggaggaagttaGACAGCAAGCTCTGCTGGCAAAGAAGGAAAAGGATATCCAGAAAAAGGCCATtaaaaaggaaaggcagaaacTTCGCAACTCATGTAAG AGCTGGAATCACTTTTCAGACAATGAGGCAGACCGCGTTAAAATGATGGAAGAAGTGGAAAAACTTTGTGATCGGCTTGAACTAACAAG CTTACAGTGCTTGAATGAAATACTGACATCATCTACAAGAGAAGTAGGAAAAGCTGCACTTGAAAAACAG ATAGAAGAAGTAAATGAGCagatgaggaaagagaaggaggaagctgACGCTCGGGTGCGGCAAGCATCTAAGAATGCAGAGAAGTCAACTGGTGGAAGTGGGAGTGGCAGTAAAAACTGGTCAGAAGATGATCTGCAGTTATTAATTAAAGCTGTCAACCTCTTTCCTGCTGGGACAAACTCAAG ATGGGAAGTTATTGCTAATTATATGAATATACATTCTTCTTCTGGCATCAAAAGAACTGCCAAAGATGTTATTGGCAAGGCTAAAAGCCTCCAAAAACTTG ACCCTCATCAAAAAGATGACATTAACAAAAAGGCTTTTGAtaagtttaaaaaagaacatgGAGTGGCCCCTCAGGCTGACAGTGCAGCACCATCAGAACGATTTGAAG GTCCCTGCACAGATTTCACCCCTTGGACCACAGAAGAGCAGAAGCTATTAGAACAAGCTTTGAAAACATACCCAGTCAATACTCCTGAAAGGTGGGAAAAGATAGCTGAAGCAGTTCCTGGCAGGACGAAGAAGGACTGCATGAGACGATACAAG GAACTCGTCGAGATGGTAAAAGCCAAGAAAGCTGCTCAGGAGCAGGTGCTGAATGCAAGCAGAGCCAGGAAATGA
- the Dnajc2 gene encoding dnaJ homolog subfamily C member 2 isoform X2: protein MVLKHHPDKRKAAGEPIKEGDNDYFTCITKAYEMLSDPVKRRAFNSVDPTFDNSVPSKSEAKDNFFQVFSPVFERNSRWSNKKNVPTLGDMNSSFEDVDAFYSFWYNFDSWREFSYLDEEEKEKAECRDERRWIEKQNRAARAQRKKEEMNRIRALVDNAYSCDPRIKKFKEEEKAKKEAEKKAKAEARRKEQEAKEKQRQAELEAARLAKEKEEEEVRQQALLAKKEKDIQKKAIKKERQKLRNSCKSWNHFSDNEADRVKMMEEVEKLCDRLELTSLQCLNEILTSSTREVGKAALEKQIEEVNEQMRKEKEEADARVRQASKNAEKSTGGSGSGSKNWSEDDLQLLIKAVNLFPAGTNSRWEVIANYMNIHSSSGIKRTAKDVIGKAKSLQKLDPHQKDDINKKAFDKFKKEHGVAPQADSAAPSERFEGPCTDFTPWTTEEQKLLEQALKTYPVNTPERWEKIAEAVPGRTKKDCMRRYKELVEMVKAKKAAQEQVLNASRARK from the exons ATGGTCCTAAAACATCACCCAGACAAACGGAAAGCAGCTGGGGAACCAATCAAGGAAGGAGACAATGACTACTTTACTTGTATAACTAAAG CTTATGAAATGTTGTCTGATCCAGTGAAAAGACGGGCATTTAACAGTGTAGATCCTACTTTTGACAACTCGGTTCCTTCTAAAAGTGAAGCAAAGGACAATTTTTTTCAAGTGTTTTCTCCAGTGTTTGAAAGGAATTCCAG atggtcaaataaaaaaaatgttcccacACTTGGTGACATGAACTCCTCATTTGAAGATGTAGatgcattttattctttctg GTATAATTTTGATTCTTGGAgagaattttcttatttagatgaagaagaaaaagaaaaagcagaatg TCGTGATGAGAGGAGATGgatagagaagcagaacagagcAGCAAGGGCacagaggaaaaaggaggagatGAACAGGATCAGAGCATTAGTTG ATAATGCTTACAGTTGTGACCCAAGGATAAAAAAgtttaaggaagaagaaaaggccaagaaggaagcagaaaagaaagcaaaggccGAGGCCAGGCGGAAGGAGCAGGAAGCCAAGGAAAAG CAAAGACAAGCAGAATTAGAAGCTGCTCGGTTGgctaaggagaaagaagaggaggaagttaGACAGCAAGCTCTGCTGGCAAAGAAGGAAAAGGATATCCAGAAAAAGGCCATtaaaaaggaaaggcagaaacTTCGCAACTCATGTAAG AGCTGGAATCACTTTTCAGACAATGAGGCAGACCGCGTTAAAATGATGGAAGAAGTGGAAAAACTTTGTGATCGGCTTGAACTAACAAG CTTACAGTGCTTGAATGAAATACTGACATCATCTACAAGAGAAGTAGGAAAAGCTGCACTTGAAAAACAG ATAGAAGAAGTAAATGAGCagatgaggaaagagaaggaggaagctgACGCTCGGGTGCGGCAAGCATCTAAGAATGCAGAGAAGTCAACTGGTGGAAGTGGGAGTGGCAGTAAAAACTGGTCAGAAGATGATCTGCAGTTATTAATTAAAGCTGTCAACCTCTTTCCTGCTGGGACAAACTCAAG ATGGGAAGTTATTGCTAATTATATGAATATACATTCTTCTTCTGGCATCAAAAGAACTGCCAAAGATGTTATTGGCAAGGCTAAAAGCCTCCAAAAACTTG ACCCTCATCAAAAAGATGACATTAACAAAAAGGCTTTTGAtaagtttaaaaaagaacatgGAGTGGCCCCTCAGGCTGACAGTGCAGCACCATCAGAACGATTTGAAG GTCCCTGCACAGATTTCACCCCTTGGACCACAGAAGAGCAGAAGCTATTAGAACAAGCTTTGAAAACATACCCAGTCAATACTCCTGAAAGGTGGGAAAAGATAGCTGAAGCAGTTCCTGGCAGGACGAAGAAGGACTGCATGAGACGATACAAG GAACTCGTCGAGATGGTAAAAGCCAAGAAAGCTGCTCAGGAGCAGGTGCTGAATGCAAGCAGAGCCAGGAAATGA
- the Pmpcb gene encoding mitochondrial-processing peptidase subunit beta isoform X2, translating to MAFKGTKKRSQLDLELEIENMGAHLNAYTSREQTVYYAKAFSKDLPRAVEILADIIQNSTLGEAEIERERGVILREMQEVETNLQEVVFDYLHATAYQNTALGRTILGPTENIKSINRKDLVDYITTHYKGPRIVLAAAGGVCHDELLELAKYHFGDSLGTHKGEIPALPPCKFTGSEIRVRDDKMPLAHLAIAVEAVGWAHPDTICLMVANTLIGNWDRSFGGGMNLSSKLAQLTCHGSLCHSFQSFNTSYTDTGLWGLYMVCEQATVADMLHAVQKEWMRLCTSVTESEVARARNLLKTNMLLQLDGSTPICEDIGRQMLCYNRRIPIPELEARIDAVNAEMVREVCTKYIYDKSPAIAALGPIERLPDFNQICNNMRWTRD from the exons ATGGCTTTCAAG GGCACCAAAAAGAGGTCCCAGTtagaccttgaacttgagattgaAAATATGGGTGCTCATCTTAACGCCTATACCTCCAGAGAACAGACCGTGTACTATGCCAAAGCTTTCTCTAAAGATTTGCCAAGAG CTGTAGAAATTCTTGCTGATATAATTCAGAACAGCACATTGGGAGAAGCAGAGATTGAACGTGAACGAGGAGTAATCCTTAGAGAGATGCAGGAGGTTGAAACCAACTTGCAAGAAGTTGTTTTTGACTATCTTCATGCCACAGCATATCAGAACACTGCCCTTGGGCGGACAATCCTGGGACCAACTGAAAATATCAA ATCTATAAATCGGAAGGACTTAGTGGATTATATAACCACACATTATAAAGGACCAAGAATCGTGCTGGCTGCTGCTGGAG gTGTTTGCCATGACGAACTGCTTGAGCTCGCAAAGTATCATTTTGGTGACTCTTTGGGCACACACAAAGGAGAAATACCAGCTCTGCCTCCCTGCAAATTCACTGGAAGTGAG ATTCGAGTGAGGGATGACAAGATGCCTTTGGCACACCTTGCAATAGCTGTTGAAGCAGTTGGTTGGGCACATCCAGACACAATCTGTCTCATGGTTGCAAACACACTGATTGGCAACTGGGATCGCTCTTTCGGAGGAGGAATG AACTTATCTAGCAAGTTGGCGCAGCTCACGTGTCATGGCAGTCTCTGCCACAGCTTCCAGTCCTTCAACACTTCCTACACAGACACAGGACTATGGGGGCTCTATATGGTTTGTGAACAAGCCACGGTTGCTGACATGCTGCATGCTGTGCAAAAAGAATG GATGCGACTCTGTACAAGTGTTACTGAGAGTGAAGTAGCACGAGCAAGAAATCTTCTGAAAACAAACATGTTGCTGCAGCTTGATG GCTCAACTCCAATTTGTGAAGACATTGGTAGGCAGATGCTATGCTATAATAGGAGAATTCCCATCCCTGAGCTTGAAGCAAGAATTGAT GCTGTGAATGCGGAGATGGTTCGAGAAGTATGTACCAAGTACATTTATGACAAAAGCCCAGCTATTGCTGCCCTCG GTCCTATTGAGCGGTTACCAGATTTTAACCAGATTTGTAATAACATGCGCTGGACTCGTGACTAA